The Leadbettera azotonutricia ZAS-9 genome has a window encoding:
- a CDS encoding DNA polymerase III subunit alpha: MRERLGLCSAYSLLYGVRRPEDMIQAAKICGTDTLSFTDRDNLYGLPVILEKSKEMGIRPIIGACLTVPGKGAVYCFVKDRQGYSRLCEILTMRNRDKENYKPVSLLRQDAAGLILASSDEVILEALAGRSQSLYAAISPDSLGAIGPSRRLGVPLAFLDTALFLEKEDYPIHRVLRAIDLGKTVGNLSEGDTVKKDSHLLLSDSVLAGRLSSWPEAVKGTKEISAACVYHELFEDWIFPGYTTETTPGDELYKRVLEGAAARYGELGDAELGRIDYELGIINSKGFAPYFLVMDDIVRMASRTCGRGSGAASIVSYSLGITNVDPLRHHLYFERFLNPARPDPPDIDVDFAWDERDDLIKRVIERFGKDRCARVANHNMFRPRSAFREAAKAYGFGDAEISQIEKQLFHFGDKSGVSDPLWLEILDIAKKIEGLPRGLSMHCGGLVITPERIDRYVPIENSLDGYPLLSWEKDGTEASGFVKIDLLGNRSLAVIRDALSNLEEQGISIDRDTWRPVEDGPTVAALARGDSMGVFYIESPAMRQLQKKTGAGDFEHIVIHSSIIRPAANTFINEYVRRLKGGAWEPLHPRLAYILDETYGILCYQEDVSKTAVALAGFDEVEADKLRKVIAKKAEIKLAAYEKQFFEGCRKNGVTEDVIQKIWDMMLSFDGYSFCKPHSASYAMVSFQSAYLRVHFPAEFMAAVLSNQGGYYRPHAYVAECRRMRLRVQGPDVNTSRWRYYGEQDTVVVGFMAVKGLSASGGESIIAERERGGSYKSLGDFARRVKLGRDDIIALCPAGIFDNIAEGRERTLQARELLKAHTGAARRGQDELFAAEVAPVYRFGGGAALAPAPVKKKTVNEELWEEYRALGFLRNLHPLALWKDKVLAVKRVKAVHIGEYLGRYVCLVGWPITQKEVWTKDGLTMSFLTFEDETALYETVIFPKVYDRYGRLLFDQVPLLVYGRVCEDNGAVSLEVEKVEGM; this comes from the coding sequence ATGCGTGAACGCCTGGGGCTTTGTTCGGCTTACTCGCTACTCTATGGGGTGCGGCGGCCGGAGGATATGATACAAGCCGCCAAAATCTGCGGAACCGATACCCTTAGTTTTACTGACCGGGATAATCTGTACGGTTTACCTGTCATTCTGGAAAAATCTAAGGAAATGGGGATACGCCCTATTATCGGTGCTTGCCTGACGGTTCCGGGAAAGGGGGCGGTCTACTGCTTTGTTAAAGACCGGCAAGGGTACTCCCGGCTCTGTGAAATTTTAACTATGAGAAATCGGGATAAGGAAAATTACAAGCCTGTATCATTACTGCGGCAGGATGCTGCCGGGCTTATTTTGGCTTCTTCGGATGAGGTTATTTTGGAAGCGTTGGCGGGCCGCTCTCAATCTTTGTATGCGGCAATTAGCCCCGATTCCCTTGGGGCCATAGGCCCCAGCCGTAGGCTTGGCGTTCCGCTGGCCTTTCTGGATACTGCCCTGTTTTTGGAAAAAGAAGATTATCCGATTCACCGGGTGCTGCGGGCTATTGATTTGGGTAAAACGGTCGGCAATTTGAGCGAAGGGGATACGGTAAAAAAGGATAGTCATTTGCTCCTTTCTGATTCGGTATTGGCGGGGCGGCTCTCATCGTGGCCGGAAGCGGTGAAGGGAACGAAGGAAATTAGCGCGGCTTGCGTTTACCATGAACTATTTGAGGACTGGATTTTTCCGGGGTACACAACGGAAACAACACCGGGGGATGAATTATACAAGCGGGTACTGGAAGGGGCGGCGGCCCGGTATGGGGAATTGGGGGATGCTGAATTAGGGCGTATTGATTACGAATTGGGGATCATCAACAGCAAGGGGTTTGCGCCGTATTTCCTCGTGATGGATGATATTGTCCGTATGGCTTCCCGAACCTGTGGGCGGGGGTCGGGAGCGGCTTCTATTGTGTCGTATTCATTAGGGATTACCAATGTTGACCCTTTGCGACACCATTTATATTTTGAGCGGTTCTTAAACCCTGCGAGACCTGACCCCCCGGATATTGATGTTGATTTTGCATGGGATGAACGGGATGATCTGATTAAACGGGTGATAGAGCGGTTTGGAAAAGATCGCTGCGCCCGTGTTGCCAATCATAATATGTTCAGGCCCCGGTCGGCTTTTCGAGAAGCGGCAAAGGCGTATGGCTTTGGGGACGCTGAAATTTCGCAGATAGAAAAGCAATTGTTTCACTTTGGAGATAAGTCGGGTGTGAGTGATCCGCTCTGGTTGGAAATTCTTGATATTGCGAAAAAAATTGAAGGGCTGCCCCGTGGCTTATCCATGCACTGCGGGGGGCTGGTGATTACCCCGGAACGGATAGACAGGTATGTACCGATAGAAAATTCTTTGGACGGATACCCGCTGTTAAGCTGGGAAAAAGACGGAACAGAAGCGTCCGGGTTTGTAAAAATTGATCTGCTGGGGAACCGTTCTCTCGCGGTGATCCGGGATGCTCTTTCCAACCTTGAGGAACAGGGGATTTCCATTGACCGGGATACCTGGCGGCCTGTTGAGGATGGCCCTACGGTAGCGGCCCTGGCCCGTGGGGATAGCATGGGGGTGTTTTACATTGAGTCTCCGGCTATGCGGCAATTACAGAAAAAAACCGGGGCGGGGGATTTTGAGCATATTGTTATTCATTCCAGTATTATACGCCCTGCGGCAAATACGTTTATCAATGAGTATGTGCGCAGATTAAAGGGCGGGGCATGGGAACCGCTTCATCCACGGCTGGCGTACATTCTGGATGAGACCTACGGGATTTTATGTTACCAAGAGGATGTGAGTAAGACGGCGGTGGCGCTGGCAGGGTTTGACGAAGTTGAAGCGGATAAACTGCGGAAGGTGATTGCAAAAAAGGCAGAGATAAAACTTGCGGCGTATGAAAAACAGTTTTTTGAGGGGTGCAGGAAAAACGGTGTTACTGAGGATGTAATACAAAAAATATGGGACATGATGTTGAGTTTTGACGGGTATAGTTTTTGTAAGCCCCACTCGGCTTCGTATGCAATGGTTTCTTTCCAATCGGCTTATTTGCGGGTTCATTTTCCGGCTGAATTTATGGCGGCGGTGTTGTCCAATCAAGGCGGGTATTATAGGCCCCATGCGTATGTTGCGGAATGCCGCCGTATGCGTTTGCGGGTTCAGGGGCCGGACGTGAATACAAGCCGGTGGCGGTATTACGGAGAACAGGATACGGTAGTTGTGGGTTTTATGGCGGTTAAGGGGCTGTCCGCTTCCGGTGGGGAATCGATTATTGCGGAGCGGGAACGGGGTGGCTCTTATAAAAGCCTGGGGGATTTTGCACGGCGGGTTAAGTTGGGCCGGGATGATATTATTGCCCTTTGCCCTGCGGGGATTTTTGACAATATCGCAGAAGGGCGGGAACGGACATTACAAGCGCGAGAACTATTGAAGGCCCATACCGGGGCGGCCCGGAGGGGACAGGATGAATTGTTTGCCGCAGAGGTGGCCCCGGTGTATCGGTTTGGCGGGGGGGCAGCACTGGCCCCGGCTCCGGTGAAAAAGAAAACGGTCAATGAGGAGTTATGGGAGGAATACCGGGCATTGGGATTCCTGCGGAACCTTCATCCGCTGGCTTTGTGGAAGGATAAGGTTTTAGCGGTCAAGCGGGTTAAGGCGGTGCATATTGGGGAATACCTGGGGCGGTATGTCTGTTTGGTGGGGTGGCCCATTACCCAAAAAGAGGTCTGGACAAAGGACGGTCTTACCATGTCATTTTTAACCTTTGAAGATGAAACGGCTTTGTATGAAACGGTTATTTTCCCTAAGGTCTATGATAGGTATGGCAGGTTGTTGTTTGATCAAGTCCCGCTGTTGGTGTATGGGCGGGTGTGTGAGGATAACGGGGCGGTGTCGCTGGAGGTGGAGAAGGTGGA